In Astatotilapia calliptera chromosome 23, fAstCal1.2, whole genome shotgun sequence, a genomic segment contains:
- the LOC113016853 gene encoding C-C motif chemokine 20-like produces the protein MKFHALVLILLFACMYLSLAQGSYGNCCLGYAKEIRRKANIISYTKQESDGDCNIKAILFTMKRRPKPVCANPNDEWVKKEMGRLNPQ, from the exons ATGAAGTTTCACGCTCTTGTCTTGATTTTGCTCTTCGCCTGCATGTACCTGAGTCTCGCACAAG GCTCGTACGGGAACTGCTGCCTCGGCTACGCCAAAGAAATTAGAAGGAAGGCAAACATCATCAGTTACACCAAGCAGGAATCAGATGGTGATTGCAACATCAAAGCAATTTT GTTTACGATGAAGAGAAGGCCAAAACCTGTGTGCGCCAACCCAAATGACGAATGGGTCAAGAAGGAGATGGGGAGGCTAAATCCGCAATAG